Genomic window (Subtercola endophyticus):
GACCACGTGGGCGTCGCCACGGCGCCGCGCGGATATCTGAAAGAGACCGCCGACACCACCCCCGTGCGGCTGCTGGAATCCCTCGGGGTCGCGGTGGGCCTCGGCACCGATGGCGCCGCCTCGAACAACACGCTCGACGTCTGGGAATCGATGACCTTTCTCACCCTGGTGCAGAAGGCCTTCGAAGGTGACCCCACCTGGCTCACCTCAGAGCACGCTCTGCGCATCGCAACCCTCGGCAGCGCCCGCGCGATCGGCCTCGCCGGCGTGATCGGCTCGCTCGCCCCGGGTCACCGCGCCGATATCGTTCTGGTCGATCTCGACAACGCTCGCAGCCAGCCCATTCACTCGATGGCGAACACCATTGTGCATGCCGCGCGCTCGTCTGACGTGGTCACCACCATCGTCGACGGGCGCATCTTGATGCTCGAACGGCAACTGACGACCATCGACCTGCCCGCGGTGATCGCCGACCTACGGCCGCGCCTCGACCGTCTTACCGAGCGCGACCACGGCGAGTCTCTGCAGAGCTACGGCATCTGACTCGGTGCCGTGCCGCCTGAGCTCGGCACCAGTCGCATCACCCGGCTAGCGTTGACGGTGTGAATCGTACCGCCCGGCTCTACGCCATCGTCGAGCAGTTGCGCGCCGTGGCACCCCGGCCGCGCAGCGCCCGCTGGCTCGCCGAGCGCTTCGAGGTGAGCCAGCGCACCATCGAACGCGATGTCAGCGCCCTGCAGCAGTCGGGCACCCCCATCTGGGCCGAGCCGGGCCGCACCGGCGGGTACTGTCTCGACTCCGGCCGCACACTGCCGCCGATCAACTTCACTCCCGATGAGGCCGTGGCGCTCACGGTCGGGCTCCGGATGCTCGAAGACTCGCCCTTTCGTGCCGCAGGCCTTTCGGCGCTGCAGAAGGTGGTCACGGCCATGCATCCGGCCGATGCGGCGTCGGCGCGCGACTTGGCCGAGCGCATCCATCTGCTCGGGGACGGGCATCCGGTGCCCGGAGTTCCCCGGAACGTAGCCGACGC
Coding sequences:
- a CDS encoding helix-turn-helix transcriptional regulator, with translation MNRTARLYAIVEQLRAVAPRPRSARWLAERFEVSQRTIERDVSALQQSGTPIWAEPGRTGGYCLDSGRTLPPINFTPDEAVALTVGLRMLEDSPFRAAGLSALQKVVTAMHPADAASARDLAERIHLLGDGHPVPGVPRNVADALSTGHVLRIDYVDKSGGATQRDIEPLGYVGSGAHWYLLAWCRLRDGIRAFRIDRIGDVFVLAETPAPRTLSATDLEIPFGVLTRLDLD